The Bacillota bacterium genomic interval AAACTCGCCGAAGTGGCGGAATTGGCAGACGCGGCGGTCTCAAAAACCGTTGGGTTCTCCCCATGCCGGTTCGAGTCCGGCCTTCGGCACCATAGAAACTTGTAGCTCTTAACACGTTTAGCAGGCGGTTTGAGAGCTTTTTTCTTTTCTTGAAGTGCATTCATACTTGCCTTTCGCCTCCTTGCCGTATTGGCGTTCCTCCCGCTTAAGTGGGATATACGCCGATAATTGCATTGGCCGAAGCGACCTTTGAGCTGAAATCCAGGTGGGTGTAGATATTCGATGTTGTAGAAATATCGCTGTGTCCCAACCATTCCTGAATCTCTTTCAGGCTGACTCCGTTGGCGTATAATAAGCTGGCGCAACTGTGTCGAAGGTCATGGAAACGTATTTTCTTCAGATTGTGGTTTTTTAAGACGATTGCAAAGTGCTGCGTAATGTATCCGGGTTTGATTCTTTCTCCAATCTCATTCACATAGATGTAGTCCAGGTAATCTTTGCAATACGCCTTGCCGCAAACCTTTTGATTTAGTTCCTGCTCTGCCTTCAGCCTGTGGAGCAATTCTTCAAAGGGTGCAACCAGCGGCAGGGTGCGGTAGCTCGATTTTGTCTTTGTACGGTCTTTTGCTATGGTAGTAATTTTCCCATCCAGCGTTACCTCGGTTACCGTATGTTTAATCGTCAATGTCTTTTTTTCAAAATCAATAGCGTCCCACTTTAGCCCTACGATCTCACTCCGGCGCAGTCCATAAAACGCGCCCAAAATCACGGCCAGTTCTATCCGTTTATTTTTTACGATAGCGAATAAGGTTTCCAGTTCGCTTGCATCGTAAACACTGCCTACGAATTTTTCCTTTCTGGGCCGCTCAATCCTGTCGGCAGGATTGAAATTAATCAGTCCAATCTTGAAAGCGTACTGCAAAGCCTTGCGGATGTTTGCATGACGATGAATAACTGTGTTGGCGCTCAATCCTTTTTCATTAAGCTCATACCGGTAATAATCCTGTATGTGCTTTGGGGTCAGGTCTTTCAGTTTTATCTTTTTTCCTTCAAAATAAGGAATAATGCTGCTCTTAATACAGTAGGAATAAGACGCAAATGTAGTCATCTCAACACTGTTTTTCATCATCTCCAGCCATTCCAGCAGGAAGTCGGTAAACAATATCTGTACTTCACCAGAGGTCGGGTTCACTCTGTCCGCCGGATTATCCCGAATCAATTCAAGCTCTACAGCGTATTGCAAGGCTTCTTTGATGGCTTCGTGATATTGGAGAAGGGCACTGTTTGATATGCCGTTTTCTGTTTTCTCATACTGATAGTAGCTTTCTATATCCCTTGGCTTCATTTCTGATAGCCTAATGGCGGTATTCTTAAAGTAAGGGATGATACAGTTTTTAACATCGTATGAGTAGAGTGCATATGTTTCAGCATCCACTTTGTTTATAACATCTTTCAGCCACTTTGATAGGAAGTCTGCAAACAAAGCGTTTTTGTCACTCATTGCAGTATCGGGGTTAAACTCTTTCCTGATTTTCAAAAGCATCGCTTCCGCACGTTTTTTGTTACCC includes:
- a CDS encoding site-specific integrase, which encodes MVAGHLREKNGYFHIILNYKDIYGKRQTKSISTGLPIKGNKKRAEAMLLKIRKEFNPDTAMSDKNALFADFLSKWLKDVINKVDAETYALYSYDVKNCIIPYFKNTAIRLSEMKPRDIESYYQYEKTENGISNSALLQYHEAIKEALQYAVELELIRDNPADRVNPTSGEVQILFTDFLLEWLEMMKNSVEMTTFASYSYCIKSSIIPYFEGKKIKLKDLTPKHIQDYYRYELNEKGLSANTVIHRHANIRKALQYAFKIGLINFNPADRIERPRKEKFVGSVYDASELETLFAIVKNKRIELAVILGAFYGLRRSEIVGLKWDAIDFEKKTLTIKHTVTEVTLDGKITTIAKDRTKTKSSYRTLPLVAPFEELLHRLKAEQELNQKVCGKAYCKDYLDYIYVNEIGERIKPGYITQHFAIVLKNHNLKKIRFHDLRHSCASLLYANGVSLKEIQEWLGHSDISTTSNIYTHLDFSSKVASANAIIGVYPT